The following DNA comes from Halalkaliarchaeum sp. AArc-CO.
TCGACTGGAAAGAAAAACCGACGGACGTCGTCAACACCTGGCCCGTGAAGTACTGGGACGACGCCAACGGCACCTGCTGGTTCGGGACGTGGGGCGTTCCGGATCAGGTCGAACTCTCCGCGCAGGCAGTGGCTGCAGTCACCGGCTGGGAGTTCACCCGGGAGGACGCCCTCGAAGTCGGCGAGCGGCTCGTCCACTTCGAGCGCGGGTTCGGGGCACGCTTCGGTCACACCGCCGAGAACGACCTCGACGTCCCCGAACGTATCGTGGAGGAACCGCCCGAAGGTCTCGGTGCCGGAAAGGAGATGAAACAGCATCTCGAGTGGATGATCAGAGAGGTCTACCGGCTCAACGGCTGGGACGAACGGACCGGCAAGCCGCAGCGCTCCACCCTCGAGGAGGTCGGACTGGAGAAGGTCGCAGACGACATCTGGGCCTAGGGAGGCGGTGATCCCGCCCGACCTCGATAACAGTTGTTGGCAATTCGATCTTCTTTATTCGGGTCGGAACTCGCAAACTAGCGTTCCACGTTCGAGTACTCCGGTTTCGTGTATAAACGCCGGTCATATTGCCAACTACTGATAAAGACTACCGACTTTCCAGTTTCGGAGGCGATTCGGTCCGGAACTGTCCGACGTGGTTCCCCTCGTTTGTTGGGCATGACCGTCGATGGGCTGTCGACTGCGATGTCTCGTCCGAATTCGCCCGACAGTGGTTCGGGTTCGGGTTTGTTGAGGGTTTGCCGGTGATACCGTTCAGGAACGATCGGAACAAAGCGGCGACGTCTGTAGTTAACTGGCCCTGGTTCGTTCGTAGTCACTCGCGCCGGCGTCCGGGTGGGCGATCCGCTCGCCAGTGCTCGGGTTGTAGAGCTGGGACGCACGGACGAACCTCACCGGGACCACCCCCCGGCTTCGGCGCCGTGACGGCCGGGATTCTCACGGGCGTCGGGTGTCGGCACGTCTTTTCCGGCGGCGCTCCCCTCGAAGAGCCGAACCCAGGTGTCGCACTGTGGGCAACGATGGGCGCGGTTGTTTCCGTCGCCGTAGACCCGACGGAAGTCTCTCGATACGTGGGCCTCACACTCTTCGCAACGGGTTTTTGGAGAAGTCGAATCACCGAAGTCGCCGCCTTCGGCTTTTTTTCGTATCCGCCCTCCCCGATTTGAACGGGGGTTTCGTGGAGCCTTCGGGCGGTTTCACCGCCCTCGGCTCCACTTATCGCGGCCTGACGGCCGCGAACAAGCCGATCTCCGGTCGCCGGGGCCTCGGTCGCTCCGTGGTCGTGGGTTCAAAACGAACCATGACCGACCAAAACGACCTCGAACCCCTCGACCCCGAGACGGCCAAGGAGATGTACCATCGGGAACGCGAGGGGGAAGTGACGGAGCGGACGCTACAGGCACACCACTACCGACTCGTCCACTTCATCCGCTGGTGTGACGAGGTGGACATCGATGATCTGAACGACCTCTCGGGTCGCAAGCTCCACGAGTACCGGCTCTGGCGAAAGGAAGACGGGGACCTGAACGCGGTGTCCCTTCGGACCCAGTTGGAGACGCTGAGGGTGTTCATACGGTTCTGTGAGACCATCGACGCCGTCCCGAGCGGGCTCCACGAGAAGATCCTCCTCCCGACCCTCTCGAACGACGACGAACAGCGCGAGGAGATCCTTCGGTCGGAGCAGGCCGAGGACGTGCTGGAGTACTTGCGCCGCTTCGAGTACGCCTCTCGGACTCACGTGGTCCTCGAACTGCTCTGGCACACTGGGATCCGACTCGGGTCGCTGGTGGCCCTCGATCTCGACGACTACAATCCGGAGGAACAGCGACTCGAACTCCGACATCGGCCCGAGACCGACACGGGCCTGAAGAACGGGAGCGAAGGCGAGCGGCTGGTCGCTCTCGATCCGTATGTCTGCGACGTCCTTGACGACTGGATCGACCGGCAGCGACCTGCGGTGACGGATGATCATGGACGAGACCCCTTGCTGACGACTCAGCACGGACGACTCTCGGGGACGACGGTCCGGGAGACGGTCTACAAGGCGACGAGGCCGTGCTACTACGGCGACGACTGTCCCCATGACCGCGATCCTGACGAGTGCGAGGGCGCGGATTATGGGTCCTACAGCCTGTGTCCGTCGAGTGTGAGCCCTCACTCGGTTCGTCGAGGGTCGATTACGCACCATCTTTCCGAAGACGTCCCCGAAACCGTCGTCAGCGACCGAATGAACGTGGGCAAGGAGGTCCTCGATAAACACTATGACCGGCGCTCCGAGGAAGTGAAGGTCGAGCAGAGACGAGAGTATCTGGACGGGGTATGATCCATGGATCGCACTGAAGACTCACGAGACGCCTCTGTGACCGATCTCTCGGAGGTCAGAGAGCCCGCTGACGACGAGACAAAGCCCGAGATCAAGCCCGACTCGTGGCGTGACCTGACCGAGTTCGTCGACCAGTTCGACGACGCCGTCTTCGGCGTGCTCGCGGATCCCGATGACAGTCCCGAGGGGTTTTGGATCGTTGAGGACATCGACAAGGTTCGGCCAGCCGCTGTTCCTCTTGGTGATCCAGCGACGTTCGACATGGATGTTCTCGGGCCCGGCGGGAAGGTAGTTGACGAGATCCGTCTGACCATCGAGGAGATCGAGCACGTCAGGGCGGCTGAACCCTCAGGCGTGGCTCCCGAGACCGACGAGGAGGAGATCGAGGAGACCTGACCCATGCCAATCGCCTGGGAGGTATCCGAGCCCTGTCCTCGCTGTGGTGACGACAGCGACGTCTGGATGTTCGAGAAGGACGAGCCAACGATCATCAAGGAGCACTACACCTGTGAGACGTGTGGCTGCGAGTGGACGGAAGTGAGACAGGACTAACTATCTCCCCGCTCTTGCTCCTGGTGATGAAGCGGTTCACTGAGGGCGACCACGTCCGGGTCGACATCCCCGACGAGACCGATCCCGACCATGACGTCTATCATGGGGAGGAAGGGGTCGTTCTCGGCGTTCTCGAAGACGATGCTTCTGAAACGACTGGTGACGAACGCGACTCCCAGATCTATCGACTCGAACTCGACTCGGGCGACGTTGTCGACTTCCGCTGGCGGGATCTTCGTCCGCCTTGATCGGCGTAGATCGACGCTGAGGGCGAGCAACCCTCGCCACGCCCCTCTGCTGACCCTCGAACGCGCTCGACGATGTATCCCCCTCGTCGAGCGAAGGAGTTCCTGTTGACGCCTCCACGAGGCCTGCGACGGACCCTCTCGATGATTTCGCACCAGAACCCGGAATCTCTCGCGCCGCGGGCCGGACACCAACCGGATGGAGTGCGAGATGATTACTCGATACTCGCTGGGGTACAGCCAGAGGTACACCGCTGTCTGAGGGGTCAGACGGTGGACCATCTATCTACTCGTACTGTAGAATCTGGAGAGATGTCTGAGCCCTCAGACAGAGAATAGTAATATATACGATACTAATTCTCGTAAGTTTGTGTCTGAGGGTTCAGACGAACGAAGTGATATTAGCTACTGGCATAGAGGGCACCAGTAAGGCGATTATAGCTGTCTGAACCTTCAGACGGATTCCCTACTCTGCCTGTTTCAGTACGGTACTATTTGTCTGAACCTTCAGACGTTCGACATACTTATGTCCCCCGAGGTCGTGGTAACACTCGTTGACCGTTGACGAGTGAACGAAGCCGAACCCCCCGAAGACCGTTATACGAACAGGACTTCGGGAAATCCGGAACGACTCCGGTCTGGTCGAGAAACCCAGTGCAGGAAACGAAAGCCCCTCTACGTCGGAAGGTGGAAGGTGAGGAAATGAGTCCCCTCACACTTCCTTAGGGAGGTCCGAAGTAATGGGCTTTCGGGACGACCCCTCCCCTCTAAGGGACGTCTCCGTCTTCCCGTGCAGTGCGGG
Coding sequences within:
- a CDS encoding phage terminase large subunit family protein, with translation MPIAWEVSEPCPRCGDDSDVWMFEKDEPTIIKEHYTCETCGCEWTEVRQD
- a CDS encoding tyrosine-type recombinase/integrase, giving the protein MTDQNDLEPLDPETAKEMYHREREGEVTERTLQAHHYRLVHFIRWCDEVDIDDLNDLSGRKLHEYRLWRKEDGDLNAVSLRTQLETLRVFIRFCETIDAVPSGLHEKILLPTLSNDDEQREEILRSEQAEDVLEYLRRFEYASRTHVVLELLWHTGIRLGSLVALDLDDYNPEEQRLELRHRPETDTGLKNGSEGERLVALDPYVCDVLDDWIDRQRPAVTDDHGRDPLLTTQHGRLSGTTVRETVYKATRPCYYGDDCPHDRDPDECEGADYGSYSLCPSSVSPHSVRRGSITHHLSEDVPETVVSDRMNVGKEVLDKHYDRRSEEVKVEQRREYLDGV